From the Phyllopteryx taeniolatus isolate TA_2022b chromosome 16, UOR_Ptae_1.2, whole genome shotgun sequence genome, one window contains:
- the ern1 gene encoding serine/threonine-protein kinase/endoribonuclease IRE1 isoform X1 translates to MMDWTLSSRALLCCVLLYSAALPLKVFSSASTVSLPESLLFVSTLDGNLHAVSKKSGSIKWTLKEDPVLQVPTHVAEPAFLPDPNDGSLYSLGGKNNEGLTKLPFTIPELVQASPCRSSDGILYMGKKQDLWHVVDLLTGEKQQTLTSSFADMLCPSSSLLYLGRTEYTITMYDTKSRELRWNATYSDYASTLPDDDTKYKMAHFVSNGDGLVVTVDSDSGDVQWVQNYNSPVVAMYIWQREGLRKVAHTNVAVETLRYLTFMSGEVGRITQWRYPFPKEQKKPDNKLMDTLYVGKYSTSLYASPSLVHDGVTVVPRGSTFPMLEGPDGQETDEDKECVITPSTSVKFNAALRQRNRINYMRNYLLLIGHHETPPEAHNKILERFPDSFPRNQGNVIPPTSNKKPEENVKNVVTDDIPPSPMPEISVQEPGLSGRTVRPEASVDSMLKDMATIIFCTFLLAGWVAFVITYPKSVHKQQQLQHQEFQRQMEERLELLQRQQPFPPADMSLPLVPDGDYLEVAHARSECSDHSSPNVTPRASNHSDLSVSELGSSANEHEEGDDDSNIVRVGNITFHPKQVLGHGAEGTIVYKGQFDNRAVAVKRLLPECFSFADREVQLLRESDEHPNVIRYFCTERDRQFQYIAIELCATSLQEYVEMKDFDRHGLEPVMLLQQAVSGLAHLHSLNIVHRDLKPHNILVSVPNAHGRVRAMISDFGLCKKLAVGRRSFSRRSGVPGTEGWIAPEVLSEDCKNNPTCAVDIFSAGCVFYYVVSQGRHPFGKSLQRQANILLGTYSLDHLQTDTHADIVARDLIEQMLSVEPHLRPSAECVLKHPFFWSLEKELQFFQDVSDRIEKEPPDGAIVRRLERGGRAVVKSDWREHITVPLQTDLRKFRSYKGGSVRDLLRAMRNKKHHYRELPAEVQETLGSIPDDFVSYFTSRFPHLLMHAYLAMRTCATERLFLPYYSKMAKVDHTPTDTSQPQESTHSSPHEPAAASDPPAETGEASPSDPHCRALASEPPAWDLGPDGSGPAYAQPADGGAA, encoded by the exons GTGTTTTCCAGCGCCAGCACAGTTTCGCTGCCTGAAAGTTTGCTCTTTGTGTCCACCCTGGACGGAAACCTGCATGCCGTGAGCAAGAAGTCTGGCTCGATCAAATGGACGCTGAAAGAAG ATCCAGTTCTTCAGGTCCCCACGCATGTTGCAGA gccGGCTTTTCTGCCTGACCCCAATGATGGCAGTCTGTATTCTCTGGGTGGAAAGAACAACGAAGGCCTCACT AAATTACCATTCACTATTCCTGAGTTGGTGCAAGCGTCTCCCTGCCGCAGTTCCGATGGAATCCTTTACATGG GCAAGAAGCAGGACCTCTGGCATGTGGTGGACCTGCTGACTGGCGAGAAGCAGCAGACGCTGACGTCGTCCTTTGCCGACATGCTGTGTCCGTCCTCATCTCTGCTCTATCTGGGACGCACAG AATACACCATCACCATGTATGACACCAAAAGCCGAGAGCTGCGCTGGAACGCCACCTATTCGGACTACGCCTCCACCCTTCCCGACGACGACACCAAGTACA AGATGGCCCATTTCGTGTCTAACGGCGACGGCCTGGTTGTGACGGTGGACAGCGACTCGGGCGACGTCCAGTGGGTCCAGAACTACAACTCGCCGGTGGTGGCCATGTACATCTGGCAGCGCGAGGGCCTCCGCAAAGTCGCCCACACCAACGTGGCCGTGGAAACGCTGCGCTACCTCACGTTCATGTCTGGAGAGGTGGGCCGCATCACCCAGTGGAGGTACCCCTTCCCCAAGGAGCAGAAGAAGCCAGATAATAAGTTGAT GGACACTTTGTATGTGGGTAAATACTCGACCAGCTTGTATGCGTCCCCCTCCCTGGTGCATGACGGCGTCACAGTGGTG CCTCGAGGCAGCACCTTCCCCATGCTGGAGGGCCCAGACGGGCAGGAGACGGACGAGGACAAAGAGTGCGTCATCACGCCCAGCACCAGCGTCAAGTTCAACGCTGCGCTCCGCCAGCGAAACCGCATCAACTATATGCGCAACTACCTGCTGCTCATCG GTCATCATGAGACGCCTCCCGAAGCTCACAACAAGATCCTGGAAAGATTCCCTGACAGCTTTCCTCGTAACCAGGGCAACGTCATTCCACCTACCAGCAACAAGAAACCTGAGGAG AATGTGAAGAACGTTGTCACGGATGACATTCCGCCTTCTCCCATGCCGGAAATATCCGTTCAAGAACCCGGGCTGAGCGGTCGCACTGTGCGCCCGGAAGCCTCTGTGGACTCCATGCTGAAGGACATGGCCACCATCATCTTTTGCACCTTTCTCCTGGCGGGCTGGGTGGCCTTTGTGATCACGTACCCCAAG AGCGTCcacaagcagcagcagctgcagcatcAGGAGTTCCAAAGGCAGATGGAGGAGAGGTTGGAGCTGCTGCAGAGGCAGCAGCCTTTCCCCCCTGCGGACATGTCGCTTCCTCTGGTCCCGGACGGCGACTACCTGGAAGTGGCTCACGCTCGCTCGGAATGCTCGGACCACAGCAGCCCGAACGTCACCCCGCGTGCCTCCAACCACTCCGATCTCTCTGTTTCGGAGCTGGGCAGCTCTGCCAATGAACACGAGGAAGGAG ACGACGACTCCAACATTGTCAGAGTGGGCAACATAACGTTCCATCCCAAACAAGTGTTGGGTCACGGTGCTGAAGGTACCATTGTGTACAA GGGTCAGTTTGACAACCGTGCGGTGGCGGTGAAAAGACTCCTCCCGGAGTGCTTCAGCTTCGCAGACCGCGAAGTGCAGCTGCTGCGGGAGTCGGACGAGCACCCGAATGTCATTCGCTACTTCTGCACCGAGAGGGACCGCCAGTTCCAGTACATCGCCATCGAGCTGTGCGCCACCTCCCTTCAAGAG TACGTGGAGATGAAGGATTTTGACCGACATGGACTGGAGCCGGTTATGCTGCTTCAGCAGGCCGTGTCCGGACTGGCTCATCTGCACTCGCTCAACATAG TTCACCGAGACCTGAAACCTCACAACATCCTGGTGTCCGTGCCGAACGCCCACGGGCGGGTCCGGGCAATGATCTCGGACTTCGGCCTGTGCAAGAAGTTGGCGGTGGGCCGGCGCAGTTTCAGCAGAAGGTCCGGAGTGCCGGGGACGGAGGGCTGGATCGCTCCCGAGGTGCTCAGCGAGGACTGCAAAAACAACCCG ACCTGCGCCGTTGATATCTTCTCTGCCGGATGCGTGTTCTACTACGTGGTGTCTCAAGGTCGCCACCCGTTTGGCAAATCCCTGCAGAGGCAAGCCAACATCCTACTGGGAACGTACAGCCTGGACCATCTGCAAACCGACACGCACG CCGACATTGTAGCCCGAGACCTAATCGAGCAGATGTTGAGCGTGGAGCCTCATCTGAGGCCCTCGGCAGAGTGTGTTCTCAAACACCCGTTCTTCTGGAGCCTGGAGAAGGAACTGCAGTTCTTCCAG GACGTGAGCGACAGAATCGAGAAGGAGCCGCCGGACGGAGCCATCGTGAGGCGGCTGGAGCGAGGAGGGCGGGCTGTGGTCAAGAGTGACTGGAGGGAGCACATCACAGTGCCGCTGCAGACGG ACCTGAGAAAGTTTCGTTCCTACAAAGGCGGCTCAGTCAGAGACCTCCTTCGCGCGATGAGGAACAAG AAACATCATTACCGGGAGTTGCCCGCCGAGGTCCAGGAGACTCTGGGCTCCATCCCCGACGACTTTGTTTCCTACTTCACGTCCCGTTTCCCCCACCTGCTAATGCACGCGTACCTGGCCATGCGGACCTGCGCCACGGAGAGGCTTTTCCTGCCTTACTATTCCAAAATGGCAAAAGTGGACCACACGCCAACAGACACGTCACAACCCCAAGAATCCACACATTCGTCGCCGCACGAGCCCGCCGCTGCTTCAGACCCGCCGGCCGAGACCGGGGAAGCGTCACCGTCGGACCCGCACTGTCGCGCACTTGCCTCGGAACCCCCGGCGTGGGACCTCGGGCCCGACGGGTCCGGCCCGGCATACGCGCAGCCTGCGGACGGCGGAGCGGCGTGA
- the ern1 gene encoding serine/threonine-protein kinase/endoribonuclease IRE1 isoform X2 → MMDWTLSSRALLCCVLLYSAALPLKVFSSASTVSLPESLLFVSTLDGNLHAVSKKSGSIKWTLKEDPVLQVPTHVAEPAFLPDPNDGSLYSLGGKNNEGLTKLPFTIPELVQASPCRSSDGILYMGKKQDLWHVVDLLTGEKQQTLTSSFADMLCPSSSLLYLGRTEYTITMYDTKSRELRWNATYSDYASTLPDDDTKYKMAHFVSNGDGLVVTVDSDSGDVQWVQNYNSPVVAMYIWQREGLRKVAHTNVAVETLRYLTFMSGEVGRITQWRYPFPKEQKKPDNKLMDTLYVGKYSTSLYASPSLVHDGVTVVPRGSTFPMLEGPDGQETDEDKECVITPSTSVKFNAALRQRNRINYMRNYLLLIGHHETPPEAHNKILERFPDSFPRNQGNVIPPTSNKKPEENVKNVVTDDIPPSPMPEISVQEPGLSGRTVRPEASVDSMLKDMATIIFCTFLLAGWVAFVITYPKSVHKQQQLQHQEFQRQMEERLELLQRQQPFPPADMSLPLVPDGDYLEVAHARSECSDHSSPNVTPRASNHSDLSVSELGSSANEHEEGDDDSNIVRVGNITFHPKQVLGHGAEGTIVYKGQFDNRAVAVKRLLPECFSFADREVQLLRESDEHPNVIRYFCTERDRQFQYIAIELCATSLQEYVEMKDFDRHGLEPVMLLQQAVSGLAHLHSLNIVHRDLKPHNILVSVPNAHGRVRAMISDFGLCKKLAVGRRSFSRRSGVPGTEGWIAPEVLSEDCKNNPTCAVDIFSAGCVFYYVVSQGRHPFGKSLQRQANILLGTYSLDHLQTDTHARDLIEQMLSVEPHLRPSAECVLKHPFFWSLEKELQFFQDVSDRIEKEPPDGAIVRRLERGGRAVVKSDWREHITVPLQTDLRKFRSYKGGSVRDLLRAMRNKKHHYRELPAEVQETLGSIPDDFVSYFTSRFPHLLMHAYLAMRTCATERLFLPYYSKMAKVDHTPTDTSQPQESTHSSPHEPAAASDPPAETGEASPSDPHCRALASEPPAWDLGPDGSGPAYAQPADGGAA, encoded by the exons GTGTTTTCCAGCGCCAGCACAGTTTCGCTGCCTGAAAGTTTGCTCTTTGTGTCCACCCTGGACGGAAACCTGCATGCCGTGAGCAAGAAGTCTGGCTCGATCAAATGGACGCTGAAAGAAG ATCCAGTTCTTCAGGTCCCCACGCATGTTGCAGA gccGGCTTTTCTGCCTGACCCCAATGATGGCAGTCTGTATTCTCTGGGTGGAAAGAACAACGAAGGCCTCACT AAATTACCATTCACTATTCCTGAGTTGGTGCAAGCGTCTCCCTGCCGCAGTTCCGATGGAATCCTTTACATGG GCAAGAAGCAGGACCTCTGGCATGTGGTGGACCTGCTGACTGGCGAGAAGCAGCAGACGCTGACGTCGTCCTTTGCCGACATGCTGTGTCCGTCCTCATCTCTGCTCTATCTGGGACGCACAG AATACACCATCACCATGTATGACACCAAAAGCCGAGAGCTGCGCTGGAACGCCACCTATTCGGACTACGCCTCCACCCTTCCCGACGACGACACCAAGTACA AGATGGCCCATTTCGTGTCTAACGGCGACGGCCTGGTTGTGACGGTGGACAGCGACTCGGGCGACGTCCAGTGGGTCCAGAACTACAACTCGCCGGTGGTGGCCATGTACATCTGGCAGCGCGAGGGCCTCCGCAAAGTCGCCCACACCAACGTGGCCGTGGAAACGCTGCGCTACCTCACGTTCATGTCTGGAGAGGTGGGCCGCATCACCCAGTGGAGGTACCCCTTCCCCAAGGAGCAGAAGAAGCCAGATAATAAGTTGAT GGACACTTTGTATGTGGGTAAATACTCGACCAGCTTGTATGCGTCCCCCTCCCTGGTGCATGACGGCGTCACAGTGGTG CCTCGAGGCAGCACCTTCCCCATGCTGGAGGGCCCAGACGGGCAGGAGACGGACGAGGACAAAGAGTGCGTCATCACGCCCAGCACCAGCGTCAAGTTCAACGCTGCGCTCCGCCAGCGAAACCGCATCAACTATATGCGCAACTACCTGCTGCTCATCG GTCATCATGAGACGCCTCCCGAAGCTCACAACAAGATCCTGGAAAGATTCCCTGACAGCTTTCCTCGTAACCAGGGCAACGTCATTCCACCTACCAGCAACAAGAAACCTGAGGAG AATGTGAAGAACGTTGTCACGGATGACATTCCGCCTTCTCCCATGCCGGAAATATCCGTTCAAGAACCCGGGCTGAGCGGTCGCACTGTGCGCCCGGAAGCCTCTGTGGACTCCATGCTGAAGGACATGGCCACCATCATCTTTTGCACCTTTCTCCTGGCGGGCTGGGTGGCCTTTGTGATCACGTACCCCAAG AGCGTCcacaagcagcagcagctgcagcatcAGGAGTTCCAAAGGCAGATGGAGGAGAGGTTGGAGCTGCTGCAGAGGCAGCAGCCTTTCCCCCCTGCGGACATGTCGCTTCCTCTGGTCCCGGACGGCGACTACCTGGAAGTGGCTCACGCTCGCTCGGAATGCTCGGACCACAGCAGCCCGAACGTCACCCCGCGTGCCTCCAACCACTCCGATCTCTCTGTTTCGGAGCTGGGCAGCTCTGCCAATGAACACGAGGAAGGAG ACGACGACTCCAACATTGTCAGAGTGGGCAACATAACGTTCCATCCCAAACAAGTGTTGGGTCACGGTGCTGAAGGTACCATTGTGTACAA GGGTCAGTTTGACAACCGTGCGGTGGCGGTGAAAAGACTCCTCCCGGAGTGCTTCAGCTTCGCAGACCGCGAAGTGCAGCTGCTGCGGGAGTCGGACGAGCACCCGAATGTCATTCGCTACTTCTGCACCGAGAGGGACCGCCAGTTCCAGTACATCGCCATCGAGCTGTGCGCCACCTCCCTTCAAGAG TACGTGGAGATGAAGGATTTTGACCGACATGGACTGGAGCCGGTTATGCTGCTTCAGCAGGCCGTGTCCGGACTGGCTCATCTGCACTCGCTCAACATAG TTCACCGAGACCTGAAACCTCACAACATCCTGGTGTCCGTGCCGAACGCCCACGGGCGGGTCCGGGCAATGATCTCGGACTTCGGCCTGTGCAAGAAGTTGGCGGTGGGCCGGCGCAGTTTCAGCAGAAGGTCCGGAGTGCCGGGGACGGAGGGCTGGATCGCTCCCGAGGTGCTCAGCGAGGACTGCAAAAACAACCCG ACCTGCGCCGTTGATATCTTCTCTGCCGGATGCGTGTTCTACTACGTGGTGTCTCAAGGTCGCCACCCGTTTGGCAAATCCCTGCAGAGGCAAGCCAACATCCTACTGGGAACGTACAGCCTGGACCATCTGCAAACCGACACGCACG CCCGAGACCTAATCGAGCAGATGTTGAGCGTGGAGCCTCATCTGAGGCCCTCGGCAGAGTGTGTTCTCAAACACCCGTTCTTCTGGAGCCTGGAGAAGGAACTGCAGTTCTTCCAG GACGTGAGCGACAGAATCGAGAAGGAGCCGCCGGACGGAGCCATCGTGAGGCGGCTGGAGCGAGGAGGGCGGGCTGTGGTCAAGAGTGACTGGAGGGAGCACATCACAGTGCCGCTGCAGACGG ACCTGAGAAAGTTTCGTTCCTACAAAGGCGGCTCAGTCAGAGACCTCCTTCGCGCGATGAGGAACAAG AAACATCATTACCGGGAGTTGCCCGCCGAGGTCCAGGAGACTCTGGGCTCCATCCCCGACGACTTTGTTTCCTACTTCACGTCCCGTTTCCCCCACCTGCTAATGCACGCGTACCTGGCCATGCGGACCTGCGCCACGGAGAGGCTTTTCCTGCCTTACTATTCCAAAATGGCAAAAGTGGACCACACGCCAACAGACACGTCACAACCCCAAGAATCCACACATTCGTCGCCGCACGAGCCCGCCGCTGCTTCAGACCCGCCGGCCGAGACCGGGGAAGCGTCACCGTCGGACCCGCACTGTCGCGCACTTGCCTCGGAACCCCCGGCGTGGGACCTCGGGCCCGACGGGTCCGGCCCGGCATACGCGCAGCCTGCGGACGGCGGAGCGGCGTGA